One genomic segment of Besnoitia besnoiti strain Bb-Ger1 chromosome VII, whole genome shotgun sequence includes these proteins:
- a CDS encoding hypothetical protein (encoded by transcript BESB_080930) → MSDSMLSSSAPVGQRGGGFSVNLRMTVPVNSWREVSGACLVGASNNLVVDAVPSLYHRREGPQPLIVTGPSAVLCQWLSGRTLLHESLKEKWEAALRREKSQYGWWRLWKRFSLWMKTFPDITISATVTYVDFTDGDESPFAAPWFTATFAYEPPPPRDGFGIFDDIVGHFAPYPGAAPKEVTLLLNPSSTYNMALPMDKQSTSVEEQIINVLSALGRDVEHPQQTRAAFHVFRSSYVDQPVTMTLKLADFWNYGGDCMIRGVFLAQLYDRYRTMCAVVNDASRDFVTAYISDKIDIFSLSVRQMDLFSGTVPAITATISVKPPPGAYNTYLEELQGQSVELGILSDPSLRKRFSQAQKILANFRWLRAKGLVEGIANPEIFLGSLP, encoded by the exons ATGAGCGACTCCATGCTGTCGAGTTCTGCGCCAGTCGGCCAGAGGGGCGGTGGTTTCAGTGTGAATTTACGAATGACCGTGCCGGTGAACTCATGGAGAGAAGTCAGTGGAGCGTGTCTTGTGGGCGCCTCGAACAACCTTGTTGTCGATGCGGTCCCCTCGCTGTATCATAGACGGGAGGGGCCACAGCCTTTGATTGTGACGGGACCGAGCGCCGTGCTTTGCCAGTGGCTTTCAGGTCGAACTCTTCTACACGAATCACTGAAAGAGAAATGGGAGGCAGCACTACGACGAGAAAA GTCACAGTACGGCTGGTGGCGGTTGTGGAAGCGGTTCTCGCTGTGGATGAAGACGTTCCCCGATATAACAATCTCGGCCACAGTGACTTACGTCGATTTCACTGATGGTGATGAAAGCCCTTTCGCAGCGCCGTGGTTCACAGCTACATTTGCGTACGAACCACCTCCTCCCCGCGACGGCTTCGGTATTTTCGACGACATTGTGGGACACTTCGCCCCGTACCCTGGTGCCGCCCCTAAAGAAGTCACTCTACTTTTGAACCCTTCTTCCACATACAACATGGCCTTGCCGATGGATAAGCAATCGACCAGTGTGGAGGAGCAAATTATAAATGTTCTCAGCGCTCTCGGGAGAGACGTGGAGCATCCACAGCAGACGCGTGCAGCGTTCCATGTGTTCCGTAGCTCGTATGTGGACCAGCCAGTTACGATGACGTTGAAACTGGCAGATTTTTGGAATTATGGAGGGGACTGCATGATCCGAGG GGTATTCCTCGCACAACTTTATGACCGATACCGCACCATGTGCGCAGTGGTCAACGATGCTTCCAGGGATTTTGTGACGGCATATATTTCGGATAAAATTGATATTTTCTCATTGTCGGTGAGGCAAATGGATTTATTTTCAGGTACAGTGCCAGCTATTACCGCAACGATCAGTGTCAAGCCGCCTCCCGGGGCTTACAATACCTACTTAGAAGAACTGCAGGGGCAATCGGTGGAACTGGGGATTTTGAGTGATCCATCTCTACGGAAGAGATTTTCTCAAGCACAAAAGATTTTGGCCAATTTTAGGTGGTTGAGGGCAAAGGGCCTGGTCGAGGGCATTGCCAACCCTGAAATTTTTCTCGGTTCTCTTCCGTGA